A window of Caretta caretta isolate rCarCar2 chromosome 11, rCarCar1.hap1, whole genome shotgun sequence contains these coding sequences:
- the MFSD6 gene encoding major facilitator superfamily domain-containing protein 6 isoform X2, with product MAADDKVAILTDDEEEQKRKYVLADPFNGISKEQDLQPQNETPSTETTTVPDEELDWLERHCVKINNDLLISKVFYFFFYSAYGSLYPLLPVYYKQLGMSPTQSGLLVGIRYFIEFCSAPFWGVVADRFKKGKVVLLFSLLCWILFNLGIGFVRPATLRCVPKVPPPPHPSNASHLLTSLPQNATISSLLTTASATLQKGRGKRGLLANSPPTLELFPFSAQTRNGDLALDNNNTNFISKNTTTNPGLPENMTHPTPPPVVTTKPVSFDHVMLVYDHQEVEAIFLLILLVVIIGEFFSASSVTIVDTVTLQYLGKHRDRYGLQRMWGSLGWGLAMLSVGIGIDYTRIEVIIEGLGCKAPEYKNYRIVFIVFGVLMSVALIVATQFRFHYNHYKEDENKRKEVEIPQVDGNASTESSDDTPSSISQSQSFSFWDLMKLLCGIQYGSVLFVAWFMGFGYGFVFTFLYWHLEDLNGTTTLFGVCSVLSHVSELTAYFFSHKLIELIGHIRVLYIGLACNTARYIYISYLENAWTVLPMEVLQGVTHAAIWAACISYLSAAVPPELRTSAQGILQGLHLGLGRGCGAMIGGVLVNYLGAAATFRGIGMACLVILLLFALIQWLAVPDEKEEKTMLAERIPVPSSPVPIATIDLIHQQSEDIMPRTEPRLPPKKTKHQEEQEDVNKPAWGISSSPWVTLAYAVYQIKEMVELSKSNLMPENQPLQLGKEMEESQ from the exons ATGGCGGCTGATGATAAAGTTGCCATTTTAACTGATGATGAAGAAGAGCAGAAGAGAAAGTATGTGCTTGCTGATCCTTTCAATGGAATTTCCAAGGAGCAAGATCTCCAGCCCCAAAATGAAACCCCTTCAACGGAGACCACCACTGTCCCAGATGAGGAGCTAGACTGGTTAGAAAGGCACTGTGTCAAAATAAACAATGATCTTCTGATCTCCAaggtcttttattttttcttttattctgcATATGGCTCCCTTTACCCATTGCTTCCTGTGTATTATAAGCAGCTGGGCATGTCGCCCACTCAGAGTGGACTTCTGGTGGGCATTAGGTACTTTATTGAGTTTTGCAGTGCTCCTTTCTGGGGAGTGGTGGCAGATcgctttaaaaaagggaaagttgTCCTTCTCTTTTCGCTTTTATGTTGGATTTTATTTAACCTGGGGATTGGATTTGTTAGACCAGCTACCTTAAGATGTGTACCAAAGGTCCCTCCACCACCACATCCTTCCAATGCCAGCCACCTTTTAACTTCGCTGCCCCAAAATGCCACGATTTCTTCTCTACTAACTACAGCTAGTGCTACATTACAGAAGGGTCGTGGGAAGCGGGGACTGTTAGCTAACAGTCCCCCAACTTTGGAATTGTTTCCATTTTCTGCTCAGACCAGAAATGGAGACCTTGCCTTGGATAACAACAATAcaaattttatttcaaagaatACCACCACTAACCCAGGACTGCCAGAAAATATGACCCACCCTACGCCACCACCTGTTGTCACCACGAAGCCAGTATCTTTTGACCATGTCATGCTGGTTTATGATCATCAAGAAGTAGAAGCTATCTTTCTACTCATTCTCTTGGTTGTCATTATAGGAGAGTTTTTCAGTGCCTCATCTGTTACCATTGTGGACACCGTGACTCTCCAATATCTTGGCAAACACAGGGACCGCTATGGCTTGCAGCGAATGTGGGGCTCTCTGGGCTGGGGACTGGCCATGCTGTCGGTGGGAATTGGTATAGACTATACCCGAATAGAAGTGATCATCGAAGGTCTGGGGTGTAAAGCTCCTGAGTACAAGAATTACAGGATTGTTTTCATAGTCTTTGGTGTACTGATGTCAGTGGCACTTATTGTGGCCACCCAGTTCAGATTCCATTATAACCACTACAAAGAAGATGAAAACAAGAGGAAGGAAGTAGAGATCCCACAGGTGGATGGAAATGCCTCCACTGAATCCTCTGATGACACCCCCAGCAGCATAAGCCAGTCTCAGTCATTCAGTTTTTGGGACCTGATGAAGCTCCTTTGCGGCATACAGTATGGGTCTGTGCTGTTCGTGGCTTGGTTTATGGGGTTTGGGTATGGGTTTGTGTTCACCTTTCTCTACTGGCACTTGGAAGACCTGAATGGTACTACAACCCTCTTTGGAGTCTGTTCTGTCTTGAGCCACGTGTCTGAGCTGACTGCCTACTTCTTTAGCCACAAGTTGATTGAACTGATTGGTCACATCAG AGTGCTCTATATTGGCCTTGCCTGTAATACAGCTCGCTACATTTATATCTCCTATCTGGAAAATGCCTGGACTGTTCTCCCTATGGAAGTACTTCAAG GTGTAACCCATGCAGCCATATGGGCAGCTTGTATTTCATATCTTAGTGCTGCAGTGCCTCCAGAATTAAGAACTTCAGCTCAGGGGATTCTACAAGGTCTCCACTTAGGTCTGGGCAGAGGCTGTGGGGCTATGATCGGTGGGGTTTTGGTCAACTATCTTG GGGCTGCAGCAACATTCAGGGGGATAGGAATGGCCTGTTTAGTGATCCTACTACTCTTTGCATTAATCCAGTGGCTAGCTGTTCCTGATGAAAAAGAAG AGAAGACAATGCTGGCAGAAAGGATCCCAGTGCCTTCCAGCCCTGTTCCTATAGCAACCATCGACCTCATACACCAACAGTCAGAAGATATCATGCCTCGAACTGAGCCCAGACTTCCTCCCAAGAAAACGAAGCATCAAGAAGAACAGGAAGACGTGAACAAGCCCGCGTGGGGGATCAGTTCTTCTCCCTGGGTTACTCTGGCTTACGCTGTCTATCAAATAAAGGAGATGGTAGAGCTGTCTAAAAGCAATCTGATGCCTGAAAACCAGCCTTTGCAG TTAGGAAAAGAAATGGAAG aaAGCCAGTGA
- the MFSD6 gene encoding major facilitator superfamily domain-containing protein 6 isoform X1, which translates to MAADDKVAILTDDEEEQKRKYVLADPFNGISKEQDLQPQNETPSTETTTVPDEELDWLERHCVKINNDLLISKVFYFFFYSAYGSLYPLLPVYYKQLGMSPTQSGLLVGIRYFIEFCSAPFWGVVADRFKKGKVVLLFSLLCWILFNLGIGFVRPATLRCVPKVPPPPHPSNASHLLTSLPQNATISSLLTTASATLQKGRGKRGLLANSPPTLELFPFSAQTRNGDLALDNNNTNFISKNTTTNPGLPENMTHPTPPPVVTTKPVSFDHVMLVYDHQEVEAIFLLILLVVIIGEFFSASSVTIVDTVTLQYLGKHRDRYGLQRMWGSLGWGLAMLSVGIGIDYTRIEVIIEGLGCKAPEYKNYRIVFIVFGVLMSVALIVATQFRFHYNHYKEDENKRKEVEIPQVDGNASTESSDDTPSSISQSQSFSFWDLMKLLCGIQYGSVLFVAWFMGFGYGFVFTFLYWHLEDLNGTTTLFGVCSVLSHVSELTAYFFSHKLIELIGHIRVLYIGLACNTARYIYISYLENAWTVLPMEVLQGVTHAAIWAACISYLSAAVPPELRTSAQGILQGLHLGLGRGCGAMIGGVLVNYLGAAATFRGIGMACLVILLLFALIQWLAVPDEKEEKTMLAERIPVPSSPVPIATIDLIHQQSEDIMPRTEPRLPPKKTKHQEEQEDVNKPAWGISSSPWVTLAYAVYQIKEMVELSKSNLMPENQPLQKASENQSAPAASPTEQPPNLRNTDESRDCSIPAATLNSQTDPEPPSVGSASLGQ; encoded by the exons ATGGCGGCTGATGATAAAGTTGCCATTTTAACTGATGATGAAGAAGAGCAGAAGAGAAAGTATGTGCTTGCTGATCCTTTCAATGGAATTTCCAAGGAGCAAGATCTCCAGCCCCAAAATGAAACCCCTTCAACGGAGACCACCACTGTCCCAGATGAGGAGCTAGACTGGTTAGAAAGGCACTGTGTCAAAATAAACAATGATCTTCTGATCTCCAaggtcttttattttttcttttattctgcATATGGCTCCCTTTACCCATTGCTTCCTGTGTATTATAAGCAGCTGGGCATGTCGCCCACTCAGAGTGGACTTCTGGTGGGCATTAGGTACTTTATTGAGTTTTGCAGTGCTCCTTTCTGGGGAGTGGTGGCAGATcgctttaaaaaagggaaagttgTCCTTCTCTTTTCGCTTTTATGTTGGATTTTATTTAACCTGGGGATTGGATTTGTTAGACCAGCTACCTTAAGATGTGTACCAAAGGTCCCTCCACCACCACATCCTTCCAATGCCAGCCACCTTTTAACTTCGCTGCCCCAAAATGCCACGATTTCTTCTCTACTAACTACAGCTAGTGCTACATTACAGAAGGGTCGTGGGAAGCGGGGACTGTTAGCTAACAGTCCCCCAACTTTGGAATTGTTTCCATTTTCTGCTCAGACCAGAAATGGAGACCTTGCCTTGGATAACAACAATAcaaattttatttcaaagaatACCACCACTAACCCAGGACTGCCAGAAAATATGACCCACCCTACGCCACCACCTGTTGTCACCACGAAGCCAGTATCTTTTGACCATGTCATGCTGGTTTATGATCATCAAGAAGTAGAAGCTATCTTTCTACTCATTCTCTTGGTTGTCATTATAGGAGAGTTTTTCAGTGCCTCATCTGTTACCATTGTGGACACCGTGACTCTCCAATATCTTGGCAAACACAGGGACCGCTATGGCTTGCAGCGAATGTGGGGCTCTCTGGGCTGGGGACTGGCCATGCTGTCGGTGGGAATTGGTATAGACTATACCCGAATAGAAGTGATCATCGAAGGTCTGGGGTGTAAAGCTCCTGAGTACAAGAATTACAGGATTGTTTTCATAGTCTTTGGTGTACTGATGTCAGTGGCACTTATTGTGGCCACCCAGTTCAGATTCCATTATAACCACTACAAAGAAGATGAAAACAAGAGGAAGGAAGTAGAGATCCCACAGGTGGATGGAAATGCCTCCACTGAATCCTCTGATGACACCCCCAGCAGCATAAGCCAGTCTCAGTCATTCAGTTTTTGGGACCTGATGAAGCTCCTTTGCGGCATACAGTATGGGTCTGTGCTGTTCGTGGCTTGGTTTATGGGGTTTGGGTATGGGTTTGTGTTCACCTTTCTCTACTGGCACTTGGAAGACCTGAATGGTACTACAACCCTCTTTGGAGTCTGTTCTGTCTTGAGCCACGTGTCTGAGCTGACTGCCTACTTCTTTAGCCACAAGTTGATTGAACTGATTGGTCACATCAG AGTGCTCTATATTGGCCTTGCCTGTAATACAGCTCGCTACATTTATATCTCCTATCTGGAAAATGCCTGGACTGTTCTCCCTATGGAAGTACTTCAAG GTGTAACCCATGCAGCCATATGGGCAGCTTGTATTTCATATCTTAGTGCTGCAGTGCCTCCAGAATTAAGAACTTCAGCTCAGGGGATTCTACAAGGTCTCCACTTAGGTCTGGGCAGAGGCTGTGGGGCTATGATCGGTGGGGTTTTGGTCAACTATCTTG GGGCTGCAGCAACATTCAGGGGGATAGGAATGGCCTGTTTAGTGATCCTACTACTCTTTGCATTAATCCAGTGGCTAGCTGTTCCTGATGAAAAAGAAG AGAAGACAATGCTGGCAGAAAGGATCCCAGTGCCTTCCAGCCCTGTTCCTATAGCAACCATCGACCTCATACACCAACAGTCAGAAGATATCATGCCTCGAACTGAGCCCAGACTTCCTCCCAAGAAAACGAAGCATCAAGAAGAACAGGAAGACGTGAACAAGCCCGCGTGGGGGATCAGTTCTTCTCCCTGGGTTACTCTGGCTTACGCTGTCTATCAAATAAAGGAGATGGTAGAGCTGTCTAAAAGCAATCTGATGCCTGAAAACCAGCCTTTGCAG aaAGCCAGTGAGAATCAGAGTGCTCCAGCAGCCAGTCCAACAGAACAGCCCCCAAATCTGAGAAACACTGATGAATCCAGAGATTGTTCAATACCTGCAGCGACACTCAACTCCCAAACTGACCCAGAGCCCCCTAGTGTTGGATCAGCTTCCCTTGGTCAGTAA